The following coding sequences lie in one Methylosinus sp. PW1 genomic window:
- a CDS encoding Re/Si-specific NAD(P)(+) transhydrogenase subunit alpha, whose amino-acid sequence MRIAVQAETDKNETRVAATPETVKKFKNLGAEVVIQSGAGAISGFSDADYAAAGAAIAPSAAAASDNAEVVLRVRRPAPGELSGIARGAAIVAIADPFGHEKELAALAQTGATLFAMEFMPRITRAQVMDVLSSQANIAGYRAVIDAAAEYSRAIPMMMTAAGTVPAAKIFIMGVGVAGLQAIATARRLGGIVSATDVRPATKEQVESLGAKFIAVENDEFRQAETSGGYAKEMSPEYQAAQAELVAAHIAKQDIVITTALIPGRPAPRLISAAAARSMRAGSVIIDLAAERGGNCELTKPGETIVDNGVKIVGAVNLAGRLPATASSLYAKNLLAFVETLISKETKTLAIDWNDELVKATALTRDGAVIDSRFAA is encoded by the coding sequence ATGCGCATTGCTGTTCAAGCCGAGACTGACAAAAACGAGACGCGCGTCGCTGCGACGCCGGAAACCGTAAAGAAGTTCAAGAACCTCGGCGCGGAAGTCGTGATCCAATCGGGCGCCGGAGCCATATCCGGCTTCTCCGACGCCGATTACGCCGCCGCCGGCGCGGCGATAGCGCCGAGCGCAGCCGCCGCCTCCGACAATGCCGAGGTGGTGCTGCGCGTGCGCCGACCGGCGCCGGGCGAGCTGTCCGGCATAGCGCGCGGCGCCGCAATCGTCGCCATCGCCGACCCTTTCGGACATGAGAAAGAGCTCGCCGCCCTCGCCCAGACCGGCGCGACGCTCTTCGCCATGGAATTCATGCCGCGCATCACCCGCGCGCAGGTCATGGACGTTCTTTCCTCTCAGGCCAATATCGCCGGCTATCGCGCCGTCATCGACGCGGCGGCGGAATATAGCCGCGCCATTCCGATGATGATGACGGCGGCGGGCACCGTCCCGGCCGCCAAGATCTTCATCATGGGCGTCGGCGTCGCCGGCCTGCAGGCGATCGCCACGGCGCGCCGGCTCGGCGGCATCGTCTCGGCCACCGATGTGCGGCCCGCGACCAAGGAGCAGGTGGAATCGCTCGGCGCGAAATTCATCGCCGTCGAGAATGACGAATTCCGCCAGGCAGAGACTTCCGGCGGCTACGCCAAGGAAATGTCGCCGGAATACCAAGCCGCGCAGGCGGAGCTGGTCGCCGCCCATATCGCCAAGCAAGACATTGTGATCACGACGGCGCTGATCCCCGGCCGGCCGGCTCCGAGACTCATTTCGGCGGCGGCGGCGCGATCGATGCGCGCGGGCTCGGTCATCATCGATCTCGCCGCGGAGCGCGGCGGCAATTGCGAGCTGACCAAGCCCGGCGAGACGATCGTCGACAATGGCGTCAAAATCGTCGGCGCGGTCAATCTCGCCGGCCGCCTGCCGGCGACGGCCTCCAGCCTCTACGCAAAAAACCTGCTCGCCTTCGTCGAGACTCTCATCTCCAAAGAGACGAAGACTCTGGCCATCGATTGGAACGACGAATTGGTGAAGGCGACGGCCCTCACCCGCGACGGCGCCGTCATCGATTCGCGATTTGCGGCTTGA
- the leuS gene encoding leucine--tRNA ligase: MRPERYDFAAAEPKWRKIWDERQVFTSGDAKKPKYYVLEMFPYPSGRIHVGHVRNYSMGDVIARYKRAKGFDVLHPMGWDAFGLPAENAAQQSGSHPATWTYANIASMRTQLKSMGLSLDWSREIATCDPAYYKHQQKLFLDFLAGGLVDRKQSKVNWDPVDMTVLANEQVVDGRGWRSGALVEQRELTQWFLRIGKYADDLLTSLDTLDRWPEKVRLMQRNWIGRSEGLLARFAIAGDPAGEIEVFTTRPDTLFGAKFVALAPDHPVARAAASSDPALEAFAEECRHIGTSVAAIETAEKKGYDTGLRVVHPFDLSWTLPVYVANFILMDYGTGAIFGCPAHDQRDLDFANAYGLGATPVVCPEGVDPSTLIIGETAFDGEGRLVNSRFLDGLTVAEAKEEVAKRLEAAQLHGRPQGERKINYKLRDWGISRQRYWGCPIPIIHCPDCGVVPVPDADLPVKLPEDVTFDRPGNPLDHHPTWKTVACPKCGAAARRETDTMDTFVDSSWYYARFTDPHNESAPAAPDALARWLPVDQYIGGIEHAILHLLYSRFFSRAIRDTGHGGVAEPFAGLFTQGMVVHETYRAASGKWVAPSELRFETSDKGRRAFLIEGGEEVAIGAIEKMSKSKRNTVDPDDIIASYGADTARLFVLSDSPPDRDVVWTEEGVQGAWRFVQRVYRLAGELANAAAPADAATPNDFGADALELRKATHRTIAAVGDNIERLRFNTAIARIREYANELTAALDKVETVPVGADLAFAFREAADVFVQLIAPMTPHVAEECWSDLGHSEIVSLAPWPEADPTLVAQDMISLPVQVNGKKRAEILVAHDADEATIREEALTQEAVLRAMEGKPLKKFILVPKRIVNVVV, translated from the coding sequence ATGAGACCAGAACGCTACGACTTCGCCGCGGCCGAGCCCAAATGGCGAAAGATTTGGGACGAGCGGCAAGTTTTCACCTCCGGCGACGCGAAGAAGCCGAAATATTACGTGCTGGAAATGTTCCCCTATCCGTCGGGGCGCATCCATGTCGGCCATGTGCGCAATTACTCTATGGGCGACGTCATCGCCCGCTACAAGCGCGCCAAGGGCTTCGACGTGCTGCACCCCATGGGCTGGGACGCTTTCGGCCTGCCGGCGGAGAACGCCGCCCAGCAGAGCGGCTCGCATCCCGCGACCTGGACCTACGCCAATATCGCGTCGATGCGGACGCAGCTCAAATCCATGGGGCTCTCGCTGGACTGGTCGCGCGAGATCGCCACTTGCGACCCCGCCTATTACAAGCATCAGCAGAAGCTGTTTCTGGATTTTCTGGCCGGCGGCCTCGTCGACCGCAAGCAGTCCAAGGTCAATTGGGACCCGGTGGACATGACCGTGCTCGCCAATGAGCAGGTCGTCGACGGGCGCGGCTGGCGCTCCGGCGCGCTGGTGGAGCAGCGCGAGCTGACGCAATGGTTCCTGCGCATCGGCAAATATGCCGATGATCTTCTCACATCGCTGGACACGCTCGATCGCTGGCCGGAGAAGGTGCGGCTGATGCAGCGCAATTGGATCGGCCGCTCGGAAGGCCTGCTGGCGCGCTTCGCCATCGCCGGCGATCCTGCGGGCGAGATCGAGGTCTTCACCACGCGGCCGGACACTTTGTTCGGCGCAAAATTCGTTGCGCTGGCGCCCGACCATCCGGTCGCGCGCGCGGCGGCTTCGAGCGACCCGGCGCTCGAAGCCTTTGCGGAAGAATGCCGCCATATCGGCACGTCGGTGGCGGCGATCGAGACCGCCGAGAAGAAGGGCTATGACACGGGCCTGCGCGTTGTTCACCCCTTCGATCTGTCCTGGACGCTGCCGGTCTATGTCGCCAATTTCATTCTGATGGATTACGGCACGGGCGCGATCTTCGGCTGCCCGGCGCATGACCAGCGCGATCTCGATTTCGCGAACGCTTACGGACTGGGCGCGACGCCGGTCGTCTGCCCGGAGGGCGTCGATCCTTCGACTCTTATCATCGGCGAGACCGCTTTCGACGGCGAGGGACGGCTCGTCAATTCGCGCTTTCTCGACGGGCTCACCGTCGCCGAGGCGAAGGAGGAGGTCGCCAAGCGCCTCGAGGCCGCGCAGCTGCACGGCCGTCCGCAGGGCGAGCGCAAGATCAATTACAAGCTGCGCGATTGGGGCATTTCGCGGCAGCGCTATTGGGGCTGTCCGATCCCCATCATCCATTGCCCGGATTGCGGCGTCGTGCCCGTGCCGGACGCCGATCTCCCCGTGAAGCTGCCGGAGGATGTGACTTTCGACAGACCGGGCAATCCGCTCGACCATCATCCGACATGGAAGACTGTCGCCTGTCCGAAATGCGGGGCCGCCGCGCGGCGCGAAACCGACACGATGGACACTTTCGTCGATTCGTCCTGGTATTACGCGCGCTTCACCGATCCGCACAATGAGTCGGCGCCCGCCGCGCCGGACGCGCTCGCGCGCTGGCTGCCGGTGGATCAGTATATAGGCGGGATCGAGCACGCGATTCTGCATCTCCTCTATTCGCGCTTCTTCTCGCGCGCCATTCGCGACACCGGCCATGGCGGCGTCGCCGAGCCTTTCGCCGGCCTCTTCACCCAGGGCATGGTGGTGCATGAGACCTATCGCGCCGCCTCCGGCAAATGGGTGGCGCCCAGCGAGCTGCGTTTCGAGACCAGCGACAAGGGCCGCCGCGCTTTCCTCATCGAGGGGGGCGAGGAGGTCGCGATCGGCGCGATCGAGAAAATGTCCAAGTCGAAGCGCAACACGGTCGATCCGGACGATATTATCGCCAGCTATGGGGCCGACACGGCGCGTCTCTTCGTGCTCTCCGATTCGCCGCCCGACCGTGATGTCGTGTGGACGGAGGAGGGCGTGCAGGGCGCCTGGCGCTTCGTGCAGCGCGTCTATCGTCTGGCCGGCGAGCTGGCCAATGCCGCGGCGCCGGCCGATGCGGCGACGCCCAATGACTTTGGCGCGGATGCTCTCGAATTGCGCAAGGCGACGCATCGCACCATCGCCGCCGTCGGCGACAATATCGAGCGCCTGCGCTTCAACACGGCGATCGCCCGCATTCGCGAATACGCCAATGAGCTGACCGCCGCGCTCGACAAGGTGGAGACGGTTCCGGTCGGCGCCGATCTCGCCTTCGCCTTCCGCGAGGCGGCGGATGTCTTCGTGCAGCTGATAGCGCCGATGACGCCGCATGTGGCGGAAGAGTGCTGGAGCGATCTCGGCCATTCCGAGATCGTCTCGCTGGCGCCCTGGCCGGAGGCCGATCCTACTCTCGTCGCGCAGGACATGATAAGCTTGCCGGTGCAGGTGAACGGCAAGAAGCGCGCGGAGATTCTCGTGGCCCATGACGCCGATGAGGCGACGATCCGCGAGGAGGCGCTGACGCAGGAGGCCGTGCTGCGCGCTATGGAAGGCAAGCCGTTGAAGAAATTCATTCTCGTTCCCAAGAGGATCGTCAATGTGGTCGTTTGA
- a CDS encoding NAD(P)(+) transhydrogenase (Re/Si-specific) subunit beta, translating into MSGNLAVLLYLAAGILFILALRGLSSPATSRQGNLYGMIGMGVAVGTTLLLRLPPLGALILILIGAGAGGGVGAYVAKHVEMTKMPQLVAFFHSLVGLAAVLVAGSAFFAPQAFGIGAPGHIEGGSLFEMSLGAAIGAITFTGSVIAFLKLDERMSGKPILLPERHTINILLGLALLGFIVLFATTESGFWLFLIILVSLALGVTLIIPIGGADMPVVVSMLNSYSGWAAAGIGFTLGNLALIITGALVGSSGAILSYIMCKGMNRSFVSVILGGFGGETAVATGAVEKRPVKQGSAEDAAYIMQNAGKIIIVPGYGMAVAQAQHALREMADLLKKEGVEVKYAIHPVAGRMPGHMNVLLAEANVPYDEVFELEDINSEFAQADVAFVIGANDVTNPSAKTDPQSPIYGMPILDVEKAKTVLFLKRGMGSGYAGVENELFFRPNTMMLFGDAKKTVEQIVKALAH; encoded by the coding sequence ATGAGCGGCAATCTCGCGGTCCTTCTCTATCTCGCCGCCGGCATATTGTTCATTCTTGCGCTGCGCGGTCTCTCCTCGCCCGCGACATCGCGGCAAGGCAATCTCTACGGCATGATCGGCATGGGCGTCGCCGTCGGCACGACTCTGCTGCTGCGCCTGCCGCCGCTCGGCGCGCTGATCCTGATATTGATCGGCGCCGGAGCGGGCGGCGGCGTCGGCGCCTATGTGGCCAAGCATGTCGAGATGACGAAGATGCCGCAGCTCGTGGCCTTCTTCCATTCTCTCGTCGGCCTCGCCGCCGTGCTCGTCGCCGGCAGCGCCTTTTTCGCCCCGCAGGCATTCGGCATAGGCGCGCCCGGCCATATAGAGGGCGGCAGCCTCTTCGAAATGTCGCTCGGCGCGGCGATCGGCGCGATCACCTTCACCGGCTCGGTCATCGCCTTCTTGAAGCTCGACGAGCGCATGAGCGGCAAGCCGATCCTGCTGCCCGAGCGTCACACGATCAATATTCTGCTCGGCCTCGCTCTGCTCGGCTTCATCGTTCTGTTTGCGACGACGGAGAGCGGCTTCTGGCTGTTTCTCATCATTCTCGTCTCGCTCGCGCTCGGCGTGACGCTCATCATTCCCATCGGCGGCGCCGATATGCCGGTCGTCGTGTCCATGCTCAACTCCTATTCGGGCTGGGCGGCGGCGGGCATTGGCTTCACGCTCGGCAATCTCGCGCTCATCATCACCGGCGCGCTGGTCGGCTCCTCGGGCGCGATCCTCTCCTACATAATGTGCAAGGGGATGAACCGCTCCTTCGTCTCCGTCATTCTCGGCGGCTTCGGCGGCGAGACGGCGGTGGCGACGGGCGCGGTGGAGAAGCGCCCGGTCAAGCAGGGCTCGGCGGAGGACGCCGCTTACATCATGCAGAACGCCGGCAAGATCATCATCGTGCCGGGCTATGGCATGGCGGTGGCGCAAGCGCAGCATGCGCTGCGCGAGATGGCGGACCTTCTGAAGAAGGAAGGCGTCGAGGTGAAATACGCCATTCATCCCGTGGCCGGCCGCATGCCCGGCCATATGAATGTTCTGCTCGCCGAGGCCAATGTTCCTTATGACGAGGTCTTCGAGCTCGAGGACATAAATTCGGAATTCGCCCAGGCGGATGTCGCCTTCGTCATCGGCGCCAATGACGTGACCAATCCGTCCGCCAAGACCGATCCGCAATCGCCGATCTATGGCATGCCGATCCTCGATGTCGAGAAGGCGAAGACGGTTCTCTTCCTGAAGCGCGGCATGGGCTCCGGCTATGCGGGCGTCGAGAATGAGCTGTTCTTCCGCCCCAATACGATGATGCTGTTCGGCGACGCGAAGAAGACCGTCGAGCAGATCGTCAAGGCGCTGGCGCATTGA
- a CDS encoding LPS assembly lipoprotein LptE → MSYALAAFAALALSACTVQPLYGPIGTDAPLAAELQAVAVDPIPDRIGHYVRNELIFALNGTGSEVPPRYRLMVALKERVQTPILDTVTGRATSATVIVDAEYKLINIADEQIITKGVAFGVASYDRFSNRLANVRAARDGEIRDAKVISDMIRTRVSTALAK, encoded by the coding sequence GTGAGCTACGCCCTTGCCGCCTTCGCCGCTCTGGCGCTCTCGGCCTGCACGGTGCAGCCGCTCTATGGCCCCATCGGAACCGATGCGCCGCTGGCGGCGGAACTGCAGGCGGTCGCGGTCGATCCCATTCCCGACCGCATCGGCCATTACGTCCGCAACGAGCTGATCTTCGCCCTGAACGGCACAGGGTCGGAGGTTCCGCCGCGCTATCGGCTCATGGTCGCGCTGAAGGAGCGCGTGCAGACGCCGATTCTCGATACTGTCACCGGCCGCGCGACATCGGCGACGGTGATCGTCGACGCCGAATATAAGCTCATCAATATCGCCGATGAGCAGATCATCACCAAAGGCGTCGCTTTCGGCGTCGCCAGCTATGACCGTTTCAGCAATCGTCTCGCCAATGTGCGCGCCGCGCGCGACGGTGAGATTCGCGACGCCAAGGTCATCTCCGACATGATCCGCACGCGGGTGTCGACGGCTTTGGCGAAATGA
- a CDS encoding coiled-coil domain-containing protein — protein MSAQVLFNPLAYIDRLTRGGFSPEQARASAEALETAFSESVATKADVEGSKRELSSAIEGVRRELTANIEGARHELSANIEGVRHELSANIEGVKHELTTSIEGVRHELDLVKRDVADLKRELSESESRIKLELRGDISESESRVRLEIAQSKNETLRWMFGFVIVLIGAIFTMLKFVR, from the coding sequence ATGTCGGCGCAAGTGCTCTTCAACCCCCTCGCCTATATCGATCGCCTCACCCGCGGCGGCTTCTCGCCCGAGCAGGCGCGAGCCTCCGCCGAGGCGCTGGAGACAGCCTTCTCCGAGAGCGTGGCCACAAAGGCGGACGTGGAAGGCTCGAAGCGCGAGCTGTCGAGCGCCATCGAGGGTGTCAGGCGCGAGCTGACAGCGAACATCGAGGGCGCCAGACACGAGTTGTCGGCGAACATCGAGGGCGTCAGGCACGAGCTGTCGGCGAACATCGAAGGCGTCAAGCACGAGCTGACAACGAGCATCGAAGGCGTCAGGCACGAGCTCGACCTCGTCAAAAGAGACGTCGCCGATCTCAAGCGCGAGCTGTCCGAGTCCGAGTCTCGGATCAAGCTCGAGCTGAGAGGAGACATCTCCGAATCGGAGTCGCGCGTCCGGCTCGAGATCGCGCAGTCGAAGAACGAGACGCTGCGCTGGATGTTCGGCTTCGTCATCGTGCTGATCGGCGCAATCTTCACCATGCTGAAATTCGTCCGCTGA
- a CDS encoding ADYC domain-containing protein, whose protein sequence is MHSKLFSRLSLVCAALSLCASARAAELQSLDVVGTHFKATLSDGRVLDSAQLVGATLTVAGAAGGAKIRIDAVEPDPLPAAHSGAGRDAVLLHSFSVRGADGEWRNLCEAGPDGRRQGFPIAGRARGDGTIAPAEPGVFELTCTGGAQGKCVRFGYHPWETRAGGPSAQALYDACIRLVRADYSGDGKGTTRNGQPIDIYDFLGVQSPGNDPAHDFEAGFSPEGAVCVRHVRVKENTSLDALATSSARLKGRTGDICTEEFARANGAILFVRSPP, encoded by the coding sequence ATGCACAGCAAGCTCTTCTCCCGGCTGTCGCTCGTCTGCGCCGCGCTTTCCCTCTGCGCGAGCGCGCGAGCCGCCGAATTGCAGTCGCTCGACGTCGTCGGCACGCATTTCAAGGCGACATTGTCGGACGGACGCGTGCTCGACTCCGCGCAGCTGGTCGGCGCGACGCTGACCGTCGCCGGCGCCGCGGGAGGAGCGAAGATTCGCATCGATGCGGTCGAGCCGGATCCCCTCCCCGCGGCGCATTCGGGCGCCGGGCGCGACGCGGTCCTGCTGCATAGCTTCTCCGTCCGAGGCGCCGACGGCGAATGGAGAAATCTATGCGAGGCGGGTCCCGACGGACGCCGCCAGGGCTTTCCCATCGCCGGACGCGCCCGCGGCGACGGCACGATCGCGCCGGCCGAGCCGGGCGTCTTCGAGCTCACCTGCACCGGCGGCGCGCAGGGCAAATGCGTGCGCTTCGGCTATCATCCTTGGGAGACGCGCGCCGGCGGACCCTCCGCGCAGGCTCTCTACGACGCCTGCATACGTCTCGTACGCGCCGATTATTCGGGCGACGGCAAGGGCACGACTCGCAACGGCCAGCCGATCGACATTTATGATTTCCTCGGCGTCCAATCGCCCGGCAATGATCCGGCGCATGATTTCGAGGCCGGCTTCTCGCCCGAGGGGGCCGTCTGCGTGCGCCATGTCCGCGTCAAGGAGAATACGAGCCTCGACGCGCTGGCGACGAGCAGCGCGCGGCTGAAAGGACGAACGGGGGACATCTGCACGGAAGAATTCGCCCGCGCCAATGGCGCGATCCTCTTCGTCCGCTCCCCGCCTTGA
- a CDS encoding aa3-type cytochrome c oxidase subunit IV: MADHHETSSDIAEHLATYNGFLTLLKVGTAASVVTLALLYFFLAR, translated from the coding sequence ATGGCCGATCATCACGAGACTTCGTCAGACATTGCGGAGCATCTCGCCACCTATAACGGCTTTCTGACGCTGCTGAAGGTGGGAACGGCGGCCAGCGTCGTCACCCTGGCGCTGCTGTATTTCTTCCTCGCGCGCTGA
- the groL gene encoding chaperonin GroEL (60 kDa chaperone family; promotes refolding of misfolded polypeptides especially under stressful conditions; forms two stacked rings of heptamers to form a barrel-shaped 14mer; ends can be capped by GroES; misfolded proteins enter the barrel where they are refolded when GroES binds) has protein sequence MAAKDIRFSSDARDRILRGVEILANAVKVTLGPKGRNVVIEKSFGAPRITKDGVTVAKEIELADKFENLGAQLVREVASKQNDLAGDGTTTATVLAAAIAKEGAKAVAAGLNPQDLKRGIDLAVEAVVADLKKNSKKVTSNDEIAQVGTISANGDSFIGQEIAKAVQKVGNEGVITVEEAKSLDSETVIVEGLQFDRGYLSPYFITNAERLVAELEDPYILIHEKKLSTLQPLLPILEAVVQTGKPLLIIAEDVEGEALATLVVNKLRGGLKIAAVKAPGFGDRRKAQLEDIAILTGGQVVSEDLGIKLENVTLPLLGRAKRIRIDKENTTIIDGAGEKKDIEARVAQIKAQVEEVTSDYDREKLQERLAKLAGGVAVIRVGGATEVEVKEKKDRVDDALNATRAAVQEGISPGGGVALLRAIAVLGDVKVANSDQKTGVEIVRKAIQAPARQIVDNAGGDGAVVVGKLLEATDYSFGYDAQSGEYGDLVKLGIIDPTKVVRTALQDAASVAALIVTTEATITEQPKKDAGPALPPGGPGGGYDF, from the coding sequence ATGGCAGCCAAGGACATTCGTTTTTCCTCCGACGCGCGCGACCGTATCCTGCGCGGCGTCGAAATCCTCGCCAATGCGGTGAAGGTCACTCTCGGCCCCAAGGGCCGCAACGTCGTCATCGAGAAGAGCTTCGGCGCTCCTCGCATCACCAAGGACGGCGTCACCGTCGCCAAGGAGATCGAGCTCGCCGACAAGTTCGAGAATCTCGGCGCGCAGCTCGTTCGTGAGGTCGCCTCCAAGCAGAACGACCTCGCCGGCGACGGCACCACGACGGCGACCGTGCTCGCCGCCGCCATCGCCAAGGAAGGCGCCAAGGCCGTCGCGGCCGGCCTCAACCCGCAGGATCTCAAGCGCGGCATCGACCTCGCGGTCGAGGCGGTCGTCGCTGATCTGAAGAAGAACTCCAAGAAGGTCACCTCCAACGACGAGATCGCCCAGGTCGGCACCATCTCGGCCAATGGCGACAGCTTCATCGGCCAGGAGATCGCCAAGGCGGTGCAGAAGGTCGGCAATGAGGGCGTGATCACGGTGGAAGAGGCCAAGAGCCTCGACTCCGAGACCGTCATCGTCGAGGGCCTGCAGTTCGACCGCGGCTATCTCTCCCCCTATTTCATCACCAACGCCGAGCGTCTCGTCGCGGAGCTCGAGGATCCCTACATCCTCATCCACGAGAAGAAGCTGTCGACGCTGCAGCCGCTGCTGCCGATCCTCGAGGCCGTTGTGCAGACCGGCAAGCCGCTGCTCATCATCGCCGAGGACGTCGAGGGCGAGGCTCTGGCCACGCTCGTCGTCAACAAGCTGCGCGGCGGCCTGAAGATCGCGGCCGTGAAGGCCCCTGGCTTCGGCGATCGTCGCAAGGCGCAGCTCGAGGACATCGCCATCCTCACCGGCGGCCAAGTGGTCTCCGAGGATCTCGGCATCAAGCTCGAGAACGTCACGCTTCCCTTGCTCGGCCGCGCCAAGCGCATCCGCATCGACAAGGAGAACACGACGATCATCGACGGCGCCGGCGAGAAGAAGGACATCGAGGCCCGCGTCGCTCAGATCAAGGCGCAGGTCGAGGAGGTCACCTCGGACTATGACCGTGAGAAGCTGCAGGAGCGTCTCGCCAAGCTCGCGGGCGGCGTCGCGGTGATCCGCGTCGGCGGTGCGACCGAGGTCGAGGTGAAGGAAAAGAAGGACCGCGTCGATGACGCGCTGAACGCCACCCGTGCCGCGGTGCAGGAAGGCATCTCGCCCGGCGGCGGCGTCGCCCTGCTGCGCGCCATCGCCGTGCTCGGCGACGTCAAGGTCGCCAATTCCGACCAGAAGACCGGCGTCGAGATCGTCCGCAAGGCGATCCAGGCTCCGGCTCGTCAGATCGTCGACAACGCCGGCGGCGACGGCGCGGTCGTGGTCGGCAAGCTGCTCGAGGCCACGGACTACAGCTTCGGCTATGACGCTCAGTCCGGCGAATATGGCGATCTGGTGAAGCTCGGCATCATCGACCCGACCAAGGTCGTCCGCACCGCTCTGCAGGACGCGGCCTCCGTCGCGGCGCTGATCGTCACCACCGAGGCGACGATCACCGAGCAGCCGAAGAAGGACGCCGGCCCGGCGCTGCCGCCCGGCGGCCCGGGCGGCGGCTACGACTTCTGA
- a CDS encoding NAD(P) transhydrogenase subunit alpha, whose amino-acid sequence MASDTTQQMLETARRAAEATRQLADQAQSYSDQLAQVAAAASSHGLTGGVDPVVFRLAIFALAVFVGYYVVWSVTPALHTPLMSVTNAISSVIVVGALLSVGVDTGADASGGSSIARWLGFIALALVSVNIFGGFLVTERMLSMYKKKG is encoded by the coding sequence ATGGCATCCGACACGACTCAGCAAATGCTCGAAACGGCTCGCCGCGCAGCCGAAGCGACGCGGCAGCTCGCCGATCAGGCGCAATCCTATTCCGACCAGCTGGCGCAAGTGGCGGCGGCGGCCTCCTCGCACGGTCTGACGGGCGGCGTCGATCCGGTCGTCTTCCGCCTCGCGATTTTCGCGCTGGCGGTTTTCGTCGGCTATTATGTCGTCTGGTCGGTGACGCCGGCGCTGCACACGCCGCTGATGTCCGTCACCAACGCCATCTCTTCCGTCATCGTGGTCGGCGCGCTGCTCTCCGTCGGCGTCGATACGGGCGCGGACGCTTCCGGCGGCTCCTCGATCGCACGCTGGCTCGGCTTCATCGCGCTCGCCCTCGTCAGCGTCAACATATTCGGCGGCTTCCTCGTCACCGAGCGAATGCTGTCCATGTATAAGAAGAAGGGCTGA
- the holA gene encoding DNA polymerase III subunit delta — translation MTAIKTRDAERFVKAPPANIFMFLLHGADAGLVRERALAIVAQRVDDRHDPFQCVEMSGDAVAADPLSLLDEANTIPLFGGRRAIIVETGGKSIVSPLEQLLAAPPVDCAVVLTAGALKRDAPLRKLIEPSKIAAAIECNPDDEQDLHALIDNSLREAGFSVTPEARLLLQAALGEDRRMSRSELAKLMLYKHGARAIEAGDVEDIVAHASNIASDRLVLDAFSGQADAAGEAFDRAVAGGGDAGQLLNGALRYAMALHRARLTVDREGRPDFGITILMRSGFGFSQRPQLEQHLRIWSAAKVAALLPALRDANHRARANAALAEMEAGRALLRIASQAGRR, via the coding sequence ATGACCGCCATCAAGACCCGCGACGCCGAGCGCTTCGTGAAGGCGCCGCCGGCCAATATCTTCATGTTCCTGCTCCACGGCGCCGACGCCGGCCTCGTGCGCGAGCGCGCGCTCGCTATTGTCGCGCAGCGCGTCGACGATCGGCATGATCCATTCCAATGTGTGGAGATGAGCGGCGACGCCGTGGCCGCCGATCCGCTGTCGCTGCTCGATGAGGCCAATACGATTCCGCTGTTCGGCGGCAGGCGCGCGATCATCGTCGAGACGGGCGGAAAATCCATCGTCTCGCCGCTCGAGCAATTGCTCGCCGCGCCGCCTGTGGATTGCGCCGTCGTGCTGACCGCTGGCGCGCTGAAGCGCGACGCGCCGCTGCGCAAGCTGATCGAGCCGTCCAAGATCGCCGCGGCGATCGAATGCAATCCAGACGATGAGCAGGATCTGCATGCGCTGATCGACAATAGCCTGCGTGAGGCGGGCTTTTCCGTCACGCCGGAAGCGCGGCTGCTGCTGCAGGCGGCGCTCGGCGAGGATCGCCGTATGAGCCGTTCCGAGCTCGCCAAGCTGATGCTCTACAAGCATGGCGCGCGCGCGATCGAGGCCGGCGATGTCGAGGATATTGTCGCGCACGCCTCCAATATCGCCTCCGATCGCCTGGTGCTGGACGCTTTCTCGGGGCAGGCCGACGCCGCTGGCGAAGCCTTCGACAGAGCGGTCGCCGGCGGCGGCGACGCCGGGCAGCTATTGAATGGCGCGCTGCGTTACGCGATGGCGTTGCACCGCGCGCGGCTCACCGTGGATCGCGAGGGGCGGCCGGATTTTGGGATCACGATTTTGATGCGCAGCGGTTTCGGCTTCTCGCAGCGGCCGCAGCTCGAGCAGCATTTGCGCATCTGGTCCGCGGCGAAAGTGGCGGCGCTGCTGCCTGCGCTGCGCGACGCCAATCATCGCGCCCGCGCCAATGCCGCGCTGGCGGAGATGGAGGCGGGACGCGCGCTGCTGCGCATCGCGAGTCAGGCGGGGCGGCGCTGA